In a single window of the Desulfovibrio mangrovi genome:
- a CDS encoding response regulator: protein MKNSKRLTPSSRKKYQEGPLLLNTMRLGLPIVLIVAASVFFIARQEIATQLSALERRQVSLIEFAGKSIELELNTISQSLINLALHLEVRDYLSTWSAEHRQALQGEFYRFIKNNRQFDQARLLRMDGMEDIRINKVSQGAFLVPDDQLQNKSQRYYFLEARDLPPEAVYFSPLDLNIEHGVIEHPIKPMIRFAATAYDNKGKPQGVIVLNYLADSILHQLAHLDRKERSGIMLLNNTGYWLYSAAPEQCWGFMYPDRQGVTFSAAYPDEWASITPTSKGQMYSNGNLVTYMTINYLPQSNLGHNNTKALSWKLVGMIPRAELAMLTKETILFYCYLFAVLALLIFLAAFIQAKRTTEKRLSNREILQSRNRFRQIVEGSWDIIWEADPNGSLTYISPRIANILGYTVEEAAADPPFNLAPLLNQYGNKVENNEMSHVHWEEACMHKDGYPVWLYSTGTPFSDENSAIAGYRGITRDVTEQIHNAKELETARNVAERANKAKSEFLARMSHEIRTPMNAIIGMSHLALRTALTPRQKDYLQKIRLASDTLLRIINDILDFSKIEAGRVEIENHPFALNTILDNVINIVVLTAEEKGIELLLALDPEVPTGLYGDSLRLSQVLINLANNAVKFTEEGEVVITIQDLGHDENFATVGFSVKDTGIGLTEESIRNLYTPFYQADGSTTRLYGGTGLGLSISKRLVELMGGELTCKSVKGLGTEFSFQLTLPVAEVARQNYRMPESLKECRVLAVDDNPSALQVLSESLESFGLTVDTTISPKRAIEMMQNGSAPYDLVFMDWKMPEMDGISCIHAIRNLPLPELPKFIVVTAYGRDEIRQRLLSEGLHGLLLKPINRSMLFNSVMEAFDCGAGSAQEETCLSEQKLPDHIRGARILLAEDNELNQQVARELLQGAGMAVTIANNGEEAVNLVQQQEFQAVLMDIQMPLMDGLEAARTIRSLSRLQGLPIIAMTAHAMNTDRELSLQSGMNDHVNKPIDPDELYRTLGKWIHAGGWEPVEVTIPDTPPSQELSFNGSATLDIAAGMRRVRDNSHVYANLLRGFIREQTEVPDKIRQCLKHGTDETAFRLAHTLKGIAGNIGAMNVFHAAEKTCQALQDNTDAPERTLDALETAMGSASENIARYLEAAQVQPIPFGNTENDFIANKADQQAEPQNEMSSAEFMENLQKLREAIAIHDMAALALFESLSSTLTHIDAQTATELGDNLSSFAFKKAAVRLERLTTLVQQQSANAPRKEELP from the coding sequence ATGAAAAACAGCAAAAGACTTACTCCCAGTTCCCGCAAGAAATATCAGGAAGGCCCGCTGCTGCTGAATACGATGCGGCTGGGTCTCCCCATTGTATTGATTGTGGCTGCTTCCGTATTCTTTATTGCCCGTCAGGAAATTGCGACCCAATTATCCGCTCTTGAGCGCAGACAGGTATCGCTCATCGAATTCGCCGGAAAATCTATTGAGCTGGAGCTCAATACCATATCACAGAGCCTGATAAACCTCGCCTTGCATCTTGAGGTGCGCGACTACCTTTCCACGTGGTCCGCAGAACACAGGCAGGCTCTGCAGGGTGAATTTTACCGCTTCATCAAGAACAACCGACAGTTTGATCAGGCTCGTCTTCTGCGGATGGACGGCATGGAAGACATACGCATCAACAAGGTGTCGCAAGGAGCCTTTCTGGTTCCGGACGACCAGCTCCAGAACAAATCCCAACGTTACTATTTTCTGGAAGCCAGAGACTTGCCTCCTGAAGCCGTATACTTCTCCCCGTTGGATCTGAACATCGAACATGGAGTCATTGAACACCCCATCAAACCAATGATCCGTTTTGCCGCAACGGCATATGACAATAAGGGGAAACCGCAGGGCGTCATCGTTCTCAATTACCTGGCAGATAGCATACTGCACCAGCTTGCCCATCTGGACAGGAAGGAACGCTCCGGAATCATGCTGCTCAACAACACGGGGTACTGGCTCTACAGTGCCGCCCCGGAGCAATGCTGGGGATTCATGTACCCGGACAGGCAAGGGGTGACATTCAGCGCGGCATACCCTGATGAGTGGGCAAGCATCACCCCCACCAGCAAGGGACAGATGTATTCAAACGGTAATCTGGTCACATATATGACCATAAACTACCTCCCTCAAAGCAACCTTGGTCACAACAATACCAAAGCGCTTTCTTGGAAGCTTGTCGGCATGATTCCCCGCGCCGAACTGGCAATGCTCACCAAGGAGACCATTCTATTCTATTGCTACCTTTTCGCAGTGCTGGCTCTGCTGATCTTTCTGGCAGCATTCATTCAAGCCAAACGAACAACCGAGAAACGGCTGAGCAACCGGGAAATATTGCAAAGCCGCAACCGCTTCAGACAAATAGTTGAAGGCTCGTGGGACATCATCTGGGAAGCCGACCCGAACGGCTCGCTCACCTATATCAGCCCCCGGATTGCAAACATTCTCGGATACACGGTGGAGGAGGCTGCCGCCGATCCTCCATTCAACCTTGCCCCTCTCCTGAACCAATACGGCAACAAGGTTGAAAACAACGAGATGAGCCACGTGCACTGGGAAGAAGCCTGCATGCATAAAGATGGGTACCCGGTATGGCTGTATTCCACGGGAACGCCATTTAGCGACGAAAACAGCGCCATTGCCGGTTACCGCGGCATCACCCGTGACGTTACGGAACAGATACACAACGCCAAGGAACTGGAAACCGCCCGCAACGTTGCGGAAAGAGCGAACAAGGCCAAAAGCGAATTTCTGGCCCGTATGAGTCACGAAATCCGTACGCCCATGAACGCCATTATCGGCATGAGCCATCTTGCCCTGCGCACGGCCCTGACTCCTCGGCAAAAGGACTACCTTCAGAAAATCAGGCTGGCATCGGACACGCTCCTGAGGATCATCAACGACATCCTTGATTTCTCGAAAATCGAAGCCGGAAGGGTTGAGATAGAGAACCATCCCTTCGCACTGAATACGATACTGGACAACGTTATCAACATCGTCGTCCTGACGGCTGAAGAAAAAGGCATTGAGCTACTTCTTGCCCTTGATCCGGAAGTGCCGACGGGGCTGTACGGAGATTCTCTGCGACTGAGCCAGGTGCTCATCAATCTTGCCAACAATGCGGTCAAATTCACTGAAGAAGGCGAGGTGGTCATCACCATTCAGGATCTGGGGCATGATGAAAACTTTGCAACCGTGGGGTTCAGCGTCAAGGACACCGGCATAGGTCTCACCGAGGAGAGCATCAGGAATCTGTACACCCCCTTCTATCAGGCTGACGGATCCACAACACGTCTCTACGGTGGTACGGGACTCGGCCTGAGCATCTCCAAACGCCTTGTCGAGTTGATGGGGGGCGAACTCACATGCAAGAGCGTCAAGGGACTTGGCACGGAGTTTTCCTTCCAGCTCACACTGCCTGTCGCCGAGGTTGCCAGGCAGAACTATCGCATGCCGGAGTCACTGAAGGAATGCCGGGTGCTGGCTGTAGATGACAATCCGAGCGCGCTGCAGGTGCTTTCCGAGTCACTGGAATCTTTCGGCCTTACGGTAGACACCACCATTTCGCCCAAACGGGCCATTGAGATGATGCAGAACGGCAGCGCACCATACGATCTGGTGTTCATGGACTGGAAGATGCCGGAAATGGACGGCATCTCCTGCATACATGCAATCCGCAATCTACCGTTACCGGAACTGCCCAAATTCATTGTCGTGACAGCCTACGGACGTGATGAAATCCGCCAGCGCCTTCTTTCTGAAGGATTACATGGCCTCCTGCTCAAGCCCATAAATCGCTCCATGCTGTTCAACAGCGTCATGGAGGCATTCGACTGTGGGGCAGGATCGGCTCAGGAAGAGACCTGCCTGTCAGAACAGAAACTTCCTGACCACATCCGCGGAGCCCGCATCCTTCTTGCAGAAGACAACGAACTCAACCAACAGGTTGCACGCGAACTGCTGCAAGGAGCCGGCATGGCAGTCACCATCGCCAACAACGGTGAAGAAGCCGTGAACCTGGTACAGCAGCAAGAATTTCAGGCCGTGCTCATGGATATCCAGATGCCCCTGATGGACGGCCTTGAAGCTGCCCGTACAATCCGCAGCCTCTCACGGTTGCAGGGCCTTCCCATTATCGCCATGACCGCGCATGCCATGAACACCGACAGGGAGCTCAGCCTTCAGTCCGGCATGAACGACCACGTCAACAAGCCCATAGATCCTGACGAACTATACAGAACTCTTGGGAAATGGATTCACGCAGGAGGTTGGGAACCGGTAGAGGTAACAATTCCGGATACCCCTCCTTCTCAGGAGCTATCCTTCAACGGCAGTGCTACGTTGGATATTGCCGCAGGCATGCGGAGAGTACGCGACAATAGTCATGTTTACGCCAACCTGCTCCGCGGGTTCATCCGGGAACAGACCGAAGTTCCCGACAAAATCCGACAGTGCCTGAAGCATGGCACAGACGAAACAGCCTTCCGTCTGGCCCACACCCTGAAGGGAATTGCAGGGAACATCGGAGCCATGAATGTCTTTCATGCAGCGGAGAAAACCTGCCAGGCTCTTCAAGACAATACAGACGCTCCTGAAAGAACACTGGATGCCCTTGAAACAGCAATGGGCAGCGCTTCTGAAAACATAGCGCGTTATCTGGAGGCTGCGCAGGTACAGCCAATCCCGTTCGGCAACACTGAAAATGACTTCATTGCCAACAAAGCGGACCAGCAAGCCGAACCGCAAAATGAAATGTCCTCTGCCGAATTCATGGAGAATTTGCAGAAACTCCGAGAGGCGATAGCCATTCATGACATGGCAGCTCTGGCCCTGTTCGAATCGCTGTCGTCAACGCTTACGCATATTGATGCACAAACCGCTACAGAGCTCGGCGACAACCTCTCGTCTTTTGCCTTCAAGAAGGCGGCTGTCCGGCTGGAGCGACTCACCACTCTGGTGCAGCAACAAAGCGCTAACGCCCCCCGAAAAGAGGAACTGCCATGA
- a CDS encoding glycosyltransferase family protein, whose product MDHRPERIRIIHELGKPQSLLCGVEQFDVYSSGRDILLFGLGSDPATAAKAAQAHITSPDTVVRYVECPEFAAQMSATWQETIPADWLQVTPEECSPALLGASTTLAFRQNLRLFPSFWGPLLAAAQLHHLRRLHNTIPAAPPAPSRTVLLPGTENGLLIRELQAAFTAEGYAVEILSPDTITATLPRLLAKDRHALFFSVNAQGLDMFGERHHLLKAAGVPVALWCVDTPWHILSGCKAPFWKDALLFVTDASFIPALQAAGAQKVHHLPLATDPNLFQPDGETQDISPLAPVVFVGRSEFPERRKYFSGIHSDPNLLKEAENLLLRGERPDYHWWAARHAELAFWPDTPRHVGAGATEATELWRTLCLQHAQPCGLTVIGDTGWKSRVPALSDLRPPVDYYNGLAAIYRAARISLNITGMLLPAGLTQRHFDVWAAGGLLLTDNNPGMAIFPPHLVEAVTFRRPQEISSKVNHLLANPHKVSQLKALWRDHILQKHTYRHRIRTVLEKLA is encoded by the coding sequence ATGGACCATCGCCCGGAACGGATACGCATCATACACGAACTTGGCAAGCCCCAATCACTGCTCTGCGGCGTTGAGCAGTTCGACGTGTACAGCTCCGGCAGGGACATTCTGCTGTTTGGCCTCGGCTCCGATCCCGCAACCGCGGCAAAGGCCGCGCAGGCACACATCACCTCGCCGGACACGGTTGTCCGGTATGTGGAATGTCCCGAATTTGCCGCCCAGATGTCCGCCACGTGGCAGGAAACCATCCCTGCAGACTGGTTGCAGGTAACGCCCGAAGAATGCAGTCCTGCCCTACTGGGGGCGTCCACAACACTGGCGTTCCGGCAAAACTTGCGGCTGTTTCCGAGCTTCTGGGGCCCCCTGCTTGCTGCGGCACAGCTCCATCACCTGCGCCGCCTGCACAATACAATCCCTGCAGCCCCCCCTGCCCCGTCACGGACAGTGCTCCTGCCGGGAACGGAAAACGGCCTGCTCATCCGCGAGCTTCAAGCCGCCTTCACGGCAGAAGGCTATGCGGTTGAAATCCTTTCTCCCGACACGATAACCGCCACCCTGCCCCGCCTGCTGGCAAAGGACCGGCACGCACTCTTCTTCAGCGTGAACGCGCAGGGGCTGGATATGTTCGGGGAACGCCACCACCTGCTCAAGGCGGCAGGCGTGCCCGTAGCCTTATGGTGCGTGGATACCCCGTGGCACATTCTTTCCGGCTGCAAGGCCCCTTTCTGGAAGGATGCCCTGCTTTTTGTCACAGACGCCAGCTTCATTCCTGCCCTGCAGGCCGCCGGAGCGCAGAAGGTGCACCACCTGCCTCTGGCCACCGATCCCAACCTGTTCCAGCCGGACGGGGAAACGCAGGACATTTCACCACTCGCCCCCGTGGTTTTCGTAGGCCGTTCAGAGTTCCCCGAACGCCGAAAGTATTTCTCCGGCATCCATTCCGACCCCAACCTTCTGAAAGAAGCGGAAAATCTGCTGTTGCGGGGGGAACGACCGGACTACCACTGGTGGGCAGCCCGCCATGCAGAATTGGCCTTCTGGCCCGACACCCCGCGCCATGTGGGAGCCGGAGCCACTGAGGCAACCGAACTATGGCGTACCCTCTGCCTGCAGCACGCCCAGCCCTGCGGACTCACCGTCATCGGCGACACCGGCTGGAAAAGCCGTGTTCCAGCCCTTTCGGACCTCCGGCCGCCCGTGGACTATTATAACGGCCTTGCCGCCATATACCGCGCCGCCAGAATCTCGCTCAACATCACCGGCATGCTGCTTCCCGCAGGGCTCACCCAGCGCCACTTTGATGTCTGGGCAGCAGGTGGACTGCTGCTGACAGATAATAATCCCGGCATGGCCATTTTCCCGCCCCACCTCGTGGAGGCTGTCACCTTCCGCCGACCGCAGGAGATTTCCTCAAAGGTCAACCATCTGCTGGCCAACCCGCACAAGGTTTCACAGCTAAAGGCCCTGTGGCGGGACCACATTCTGCAAAAGCACACCTACCGGCATCGCATTCGTACCGTTTTGGAGAAATTGGCCTAG
- a CDS encoding RlmE family RNA methyltransferase: MKVYRDHYFKKAKQENYPARSIYKLKEIEKRFRIFKPGMHVLDLGAAPGSWSLGAAEMVGPKGRVLGADIQSTPTVFPPNVTFMQEDVFERSQAFEDALAALSPIHVVMSDMAPSTTGHRFTDQARSANLCREALAVATQCLIHGGCFIVKIFMGPDFHEFASEMRTHFTTVKTFKPKSSRAESIETFYIGMGFKGGLAAAADADEHAESE, translated from the coding sequence ATGAAAGTATATCGTGATCATTATTTCAAGAAGGCCAAGCAGGAAAATTATCCTGCACGGTCTATCTACAAGCTTAAAGAGATAGAGAAACGCTTCCGGATATTCAAGCCCGGAATGCATGTCCTCGACCTTGGTGCCGCCCCCGGCTCATGGTCTTTGGGTGCGGCGGAAATGGTGGGCCCCAAGGGGCGCGTGCTGGGTGCTGACATTCAGAGCACCCCCACAGTCTTTCCCCCAAATGTCACCTTTATGCAAGAGGATGTGTTCGAGCGTTCTCAGGCTTTTGAGGATGCCTTGGCGGCGCTTTCGCCTATCCATGTCGTGATGAGCGATATGGCGCCAAGCACCACGGGCCACCGTTTCACGGATCAGGCCCGTTCCGCAAATCTGTGCCGCGAAGCACTTGCCGTAGCCACCCAATGCTTGATACATGGCGGCTGCTTCATCGTGAAAATTTTCATGGGGCCGGATTTCCATGAATTCGCGAGCGAGATGCGCACGCATTTCACAACAGTGAAGACTTTCAAACCGAAGAGTTCCCGCGCAGAGAGCATCGAAACCTTCTATATAGGTATGGGTTTCAAGGGTGGTCTCGCAGCTGCGGCCGATGCCGACGAACACGCAGAGTCTGAGTAG
- a CDS encoding YebC/PmpR family DNA-binding transcriptional regulator, which translates to MAGHSKWANIQHRKGRQDAKRSKAFTKAAKEIIIAAKGGGDPAANARLRAAIAAAKAVNLPKDKIENAIKKGTGELAGGDIAEVMYEGYGPGGVALLIEAATDNKNRTVAEVRHLLNKGGGSMGEAGCVGWMFDRKGVVTVEKEKISEEQVMELGLEAGAEDVIDQDTTWEVRAALSDFEAVRAAFEQAGIEVTSAEMAMIPQNTIEVDAQVGQKLLNLVDMLEDNDDVQNVWANFDLSDEAMAELA; encoded by the coding sequence ATGGCCGGACATAGTAAATGGGCGAACATCCAGCATCGTAAGGGGCGTCAGGACGCAAAGCGCTCCAAGGCCTTCACCAAGGCTGCCAAGGAAATCATCATTGCAGCAAAAGGTGGCGGCGACCCTGCTGCCAACGCCCGTCTCCGTGCCGCCATTGCAGCCGCAAAGGCTGTGAACCTTCCCAAGGACAAGATTGAGAACGCCATCAAGAAGGGCACTGGTGAACTGGCCGGCGGCGACATCGCGGAAGTGATGTACGAAGGCTACGGTCCCGGCGGCGTGGCGCTGCTGATCGAAGCCGCCACCGACAACAAGAACCGTACCGTGGCTGAAGTGCGCCACCTGCTCAACAAGGGCGGCGGTTCCATGGGCGAAGCCGGCTGCGTGGGCTGGATGTTCGACCGCAAGGGCGTTGTCACCGTGGAAAAGGAAAAGATTTCTGAAGAGCAGGTCATGGAACTGGGCCTTGAGGCCGGTGCCGAAGACGTGATCGATCAGGATACCACCTGGGAAGTGCGCGCAGCCCTTTCCGACTTCGAAGCTGTCCGCGCTGCCTTCGAACAGGCCGGTATCGAAGTGACCTCTGCCGAGATGGCCATGATTCCCCAGAACACCATCGAGGTGGATGCTCAGGTGGGGCAGAAGCTGCTGAACCTTGTGGACATGCTTGAAGATAACGACGACGTGCAAAACGTCTGGGCGAACTTCGACTTGTCAGACGAGGCGATGGCGGAACTGGCCTAA
- the ruvC gene encoding crossover junction endodeoxyribonuclease RuvC codes for MTQGITVLGIDPGSRVTGWGVVRELSGVATLVDCGTVRTAETDFTKRLGIIFRGVGDVIATLRPDVVAVENVFTAKNAASALKLGQARGAAIAACALHDLSVHSYEPTKVKQAIVGTGRADKQQVAFMVATILGVKKPSWAVDASDALAVALCHLTLRRYEKLAAR; via the coding sequence ATGACGCAAGGCATTACGGTTCTCGGCATAGACCCCGGCTCCCGCGTGACGGGATGGGGCGTGGTGCGCGAACTTTCCGGCGTGGCCACGTTGGTGGACTGCGGCACCGTGCGTACTGCCGAGACGGATTTCACCAAGCGGCTGGGGATCATCTTCCGTGGTGTGGGTGATGTCATCGCCACACTGCGGCCCGATGTGGTGGCCGTGGAAAACGTGTTCACCGCCAAGAACGCCGCCTCTGCCCTCAAGCTGGGGCAGGCGAGGGGAGCTGCCATTGCGGCCTGCGCCCTGCATGATCTTTCCGTACACAGCTATGAGCCCACCAAGGTCAAGCAGGCCATTGTGGGTACTGGCAGGGCGGATAAGCAGCAGGTTGCCTTCATGGTGGCCACCATCCTCGGCGTGAAGAAGCCTTCATGGGCGGTGGATGCCAGTGATGCGCTTGCCGTTGCCTTGTGCCACCTCACCCTGCGGCGATACGAAAAGCTTGCGGCCCGTTGA
- the ruvA gene encoding Holliday junction branch migration protein RuvA: MIAYLEGRLAEAGEHSVILVTPGGVGYEVHLPVHTLSRLPERGGELAVFTYTVVREDALELYGFQTWDERQTFSVLISISKVGAKTALAILSQFRPDDLRQVVAEDDVVALTRVSGIGKKSAQHIFLELKYKLKVESVPGGAVLSGNAPGSLYRDALTGLCNLGYSEDEAGPVLKNVLKDEPDLDVGGALRAALKALAKGR; the protein is encoded by the coding sequence ATGATAGCGTATCTTGAAGGACGACTTGCGGAAGCCGGAGAACACTCCGTTATTCTGGTCACGCCCGGCGGGGTGGGGTATGAGGTGCATCTGCCCGTGCATACCCTTTCGCGTCTGCCCGAACGTGGTGGCGAGCTTGCCGTGTTCACCTATACGGTGGTCAGGGAAGACGCGTTGGAGCTTTACGGCTTTCAGACATGGGATGAGCGTCAGACGTTTTCGGTGCTCATTTCCATCTCCAAGGTAGGAGCCAAGACTGCACTTGCCATCCTTTCCCAGTTCCGGCCCGATGACCTGCGTCAGGTGGTGGCGGAAGACGATGTCGTGGCGCTGACCCGCGTTTCCGGCATCGGCAAGAAGAGCGCGCAGCATATTTTTCTCGAGCTCAAGTACAAGCTCAAGGTCGAAAGCGTGCCCGGAGGCGCTGTGCTGAGCGGCAATGCTCCCGGTTCGCTGTACCGCGATGCGCTGACAGGTCTTTGCAACCTCGGATACTCGGAAGATGAAGCCGGTCCCGTGCTGAAGAATGTGCTGAAGGACGAACCGGATCTGGATGTAGGCGGTGCCTTGCGTGCCGCGCTTAAAGCTCTTGCCAAGGGACGCTGA
- the ruvB gene encoding Holliday junction branch migration DNA helicase RuvB, producing the protein MTLHDTECHLSTCLDETVRPPSLDEFIGQEELRGNLRIYLQAARERRQAMDHTLFYGNPGLGKTTLSQIMASELGVNLVSTSGPVLERSGDLAAILTNLGRNDILFVDEIHRMPAAVEEVLYPAMEDFKLDLVIGQGPGARTVKIDLEPFTLVGATTRIGLLSSPLRDRFGVILRLEFYTPEELARIVSRTARILRVELAPDGALEIGRRSRGTPRIANRLLRRVRDFATVKGGGPVDAEQAAEALGRMDVDESGLDQMDRKLLTVLIEHFDGGPVGVKTLAVACSEEVRTIEDIYEPYLIQCGFLKRTSRGRVATARAYRHLNLLA; encoded by the coding sequence ATGACCTTGCACGATACAGAATGCCATCTGAGTACCTGCCTTGATGAGACCGTAAGGCCGCCGTCGCTTGATGAGTTCATCGGGCAGGAGGAGCTGCGCGGCAACCTGCGCATATACCTGCAGGCTGCCAGAGAACGCCGTCAGGCCATGGACCACACGTTGTTCTATGGCAACCCCGGTCTGGGCAAGACGACACTTTCGCAGATCATGGCCAGCGAGCTGGGCGTGAATCTGGTTTCCACATCCGGCCCTGTTCTGGAGCGTAGCGGTGATCTTGCCGCCATCCTGACCAATCTGGGCCGCAATGACATTCTCTTTGTGGACGAGATTCACCGCATGCCTGCCGCCGTGGAGGAAGTGCTGTATCCTGCCATGGAGGATTTTAAGCTTGATCTTGTCATCGGGCAGGGGCCGGGAGCCCGCACGGTCAAGATTGATCTGGAGCCCTTCACGCTGGTGGGAGCCACCACGCGTATCGGCCTGCTTTCGTCCCCCCTGCGCGATCGTTTCGGCGTGATCCTGCGTCTGGAGTTTTACACCCCTGAAGAGCTGGCCCGCATCGTCTCGCGTACCGCCCGAATCCTCCGCGTGGAACTGGCCCCTGACGGTGCGCTGGAGATCGGCAGGCGTTCCCGCGGTACGCCGCGTATTGCCAACCGGTTGCTACGCCGCGTGCGGGATTTCGCCACCGTGAAGGGCGGCGGACCCGTGGATGCCGAACAGGCTGCTGAAGCGCTGGGACGCATGGACGTGGACGAGAGCGGTCTTGACCAGATGGACCGCAAGCTGCTTACCGTGCTCATCGAGCATTTCGACGGCGGCCCAGTGGGTGTGAAGACACTGGCTGTCGCCTGTTCCGAAGAAGTGCGGACCATTGAAGATATTTACGAGCCGTATCTCATCCAGTGCGGCTTTCTCAAGCGCACCTCGCGCGGTCGCGTTGCCACGGCACGCGCCTATCGGCATTTGAATCTCTTGGCTTAA
- the thyX gene encoding FAD-dependent thymidylate synthase has protein sequence MPQKACRVELLASTPDATSLIYAAFRQCYHAGFVADMWPRLLAGEIAPEKQAAFIAKIMESGHTSPIEHVSFTFAVEGVSRALTHQLVRHRIASYSQQSQRYVDGSDFDYILPPAIARIPEAKERFESFIAEIGNAYRDLKSILEANGRGDKAKEDARFVLPQAAESKIVFTMNCRSLINFFEHRCCTRAQWEIRGMANKMLDICRDVLPVIFMTAGARCERLKYCPEGEKFTCGRYPLP, from the coding sequence ATGCCGCAGAAAGCGTGCCGGGTAGAATTGCTTGCGTCCACACCGGACGCCACGTCCCTTATTTATGCAGCCTTCCGCCAGTGCTATCACGCGGGTTTTGTGGCCGATATGTGGCCCCGCCTGCTCGCGGGAGAAATTGCGCCTGAGAAGCAGGCCGCCTTTATCGCCAAGATCATGGAATCCGGCCACACCAGCCCCATTGAGCACGTGAGCTTCACCTTTGCCGTGGAAGGGGTTTCGCGTGCGCTCACCCATCAGCTGGTGCGCCACCGCATAGCCTCCTATTCCCAGCAGAGCCAGCGTTACGTGGACGGCAGTGATTTTGATTACATTCTGCCGCCCGCCATCGCCCGTATTCCCGAGGCAAAGGAGCGCTTTGAATCCTTCATAGCGGAGATCGGCAATGCCTACAGGGATCTGAAAAGCATTCTTGAAGCCAACGGCAGAGGCGATAAGGCTAAAGAGGACGCCCGGTTCGTATTGCCTCAGGCCGCGGAATCCAAGATCGTGTTCACCATGAACTGCCGTAGCCTCATCAATTTCTTTGAGCATCGTTGCTGCACACGCGCCCAGTGGGAAATCAGGGGCATGGCAAACAAAATGCTCGATATCTGCCGCGATGTGCTTCCGGTTATTTTCATGACCGCAGGGGCCCGTTGCGAGCGTCTGAAGTACTGCCCCGAGGGTGAGAAGTTCACTTGTGGCAGATACCCTCTGCCGTAA